The region gtcttgcgagacgctttTGATTGGACCTGTCTTGACAGTAACACATAGTTGTACTACAGGACACTcattgaggttgttgatatctgatttgatgttatgttgttgaggattgttgatatctgatttaatgtatattgttgaagttgttgatatctgatttgatgttatgttgttgaggattgttgatatctgatttgatgtatattgttgaagttgttgatatctgatttgatgttatgttgttgaggattgttgatatctgatttgatgttatattgctgaagttgttgatatctgatttgatgtttattttttaaggttattgatatctgatttgaggttattgtcatatgatttgattctatattgTTGAGATTGTTTATATCTGGTTTAATTCTATGTTGCTGCTTCTATTGATATCTGTCTTGGATTATATTGTTAGCTTATCTATTTGTGGTTATATGTTGTGAAGTcgttgatatatgttttaaatccCTATTGCCGATTTCGTTGATATGTAATTTGATTTCATATTGTTggatgagttgtcatctaacttgaattaagttgctagtttatttatcatgttatgcaattaaatttgaatagcatgcttttctcttttatacatggtagttGTAtgaagttaaccctttctgtttgctacttgttgttttggcgcttaacgctattaggcgatggagaatcttcgatggagcaTGACCTTCATACGAGTCggagaggagaacttgaagaactgtggatgactcgaagaatagagtcgggtgtagggctagagccttgggttagagagcttaccgttattggtttaagcttgcataatgattttagaaatttatatttggggtttcgggtactcgccttgCTCAAGGTTTAACtgtaaatttatttacatttaggagtatgcatgacatgttttggaaatacttcgaaaagaaaataatatacGCATGTTTATAAAtctttttggaaaatattgcatatttacttcaTCAGGTTGTTACCGTAACCcctgaaattcggggcgttacagtatGTGTCTCAGTGTGCGGATGTCCATGAATCATTACTCTTAATTTCCCTACTGCCACTGTATTTCAATCACAATGTATGTGACcaattcaattttgattttcgTTGAAGGTTTTAAGGAAGGAATTAATGCTTGTTGTGGGATTGGCCCATATGAGAGCATTTTTACTTGTGGGGGCACTAAGAAAGTTAAAGATTGTGATTTATGTGACAATAGTGGCGAGTATGTATGGTGGGATTCTTTCCACCCAACAGAGAAGACCCATGAGCAAAGGAGAAAAATTACATgtgtcaaattttttttaaagcataAGTTTTATTAAATAGAATGGTTGATTGTACAAACATAACTCAACAACGTGAGCATAAACCCCTCCAATGTTCCCCAAGAACACCTAAGAATCACATTAAACAGGTCCAAACCCGGATCAAGCACTAATCGACCAATGAAAAAGAGCAAATGTCGGGGACCTAGATGTGGTAAACAAAAACCACATAACCTAACAAAAACAGAGCTCACTGTTGGAGGGGATGCGAAACAACACACGACATCAACCGGAAAGAAAAGGCAAAAAAACCTAAAGAGAACAACACCCGACAACGACCCTAAACAGCACAAGCCGGCTCGAAATTTCACCACCTTTACTATTGACCTTGAGCAGCACTCTGGCAGCCCAGAACCATAGCGCCCCAAAACGATCTATGACAAAGAACATCTCCACACCAGTTGCGTCGTGCCTTCGGCCATAACTCCACCTTGCAACACCTCACGAACAGAGCTGGAAGAATCATCAGATTTGTCGTTAACACCAAAGTTGCAAAAAGGCGGAGGGAAAAAACAACATTTAGCACTCCGAAGTATCAATCTGAACAAACACACGACGCAAGAAGCATCAAACTAGCTTCATAAAGGACCCTCTGTTGACAAATGCGGAACACAGACCAGCCATAAAATTAGGAACTTGAAtcccacgtgtcaatttgttagatagctatataaattttttacaatctatttaatatttgattggtttTAAAAGGTGTATGATGAgcaaataaatattgattttttttagttaacaacatcattattaattttttttttctaagtcATATagatattgatttttaaaaaaatttacagcatcaatatttttttattttgattttcccgaaaaaaaattattttgtatatatttgaagtaattcacattttaattcgaaaacaattaaaattttcaaattaatattctatataatttttataacaatataaaaagcacaaaattatataaatttcgaaatatatacaaaataaaaacgaaataggaaataaaaacacaataattattttttttaaggaaaaaaattttaattatcTGTCTAGCCAATTAAGGATAAATAGAATCAATAATATGTCCAGTTCATAAAATAATCAATAATATGTCAAGATAATATCAAGCTTATTTTAGAAGATGATATCAAACTTGAATAAAATGAGCTACTGATTATATCTAATATGCAGACAGAAAATTGCTTTTAGCGTCAATATTGACACAAACTTGGATAACTTGGAATAAATACAataatgtcatactttatgatttatctttcacaatcctgatatgtgctactatcacattcattttttttaagattaatatgttggtaattccttatatttgtgatttgtgctattgtcgtcatattcacgaagaatgtgaaacgagttcctgttGATCTCAATCAGGCTTAGAAGATAAGTCTTTATGTTCACTTTGCTTAGTATTTttgactcttctatttcatcctttgtttaatttttaataatcaaggtattaattgacgaagcaaatacaatagacatatccTCCGTGCAACGCgtgggtaaaaaaacactagttaataACCACTGTATCAAAATACGTGTTTcaaatctttcaaaaaaaaatatgtgtttcaaaataaaataaaaaatcaatatatatctctttcaatatggttttttttttgcaaacaaAAGAAGATATATTAATTGGATATCTTGCAACCTTGAGAACATCTCTCTCAAGTAAGAAGAGGAAACATTACAAACTGCCAAAACCATAGTTTAACCGAACAAAACACACCTAAGTTCAAGTTCTACACATGATCTCCAAACAACCAATATTGCACCAAAAACGGTACCAGGTAAAAATAACAGCAATTGGGAAAACAAAAAGGTTATGCAGCAGATTCATATTCCTACCAACACCTATAATGAGAGACATCCTTTAATTTTTGGTTTTTGCTGGGAACATAGCTTCCAAATCATATGGACCCTTCTCCCCAATTGACTCATCATAAATGTACCAAATTGGGGAGACCCTATTGCACCCTTCTTTCGCTAAGAAATCAGCCATCTCATTGTTTTCCCGAAAAGTATGCCGAATTTCCACGCAGTTGACCTCTTGGATCAAAAAATCAATTTGATTTAGTTCATTTGTGAGTCTCCAAGGTCTGTTTACCTTTGAGTTAGCCCAGCCCACCGCCACAGTCGAGTCACTTTCAATTATTATATTCTTGAGAAGAAATTCTTGGCTGAAGACTAGAGCATTCAAAATAGCCCTCACCTCGGCTTCATAAGCCCATCCTTGTCCCACATTTAATGAGAAATAACCCCTCACTATACTGTTAACATCTCTAACTGCCCCTCCCACACCACTTGGCCCAGGGTTCCCACTTGATGCCCCATCCACATTCCATTTAACGAAACCAGTAGAAGGAGGGGACCAAGACCACACCCGAGGTTGTTTTAGCTTGGGACCAAGCTTGATGTCACTCAAATTCTGCATAATATGATTCAGATCATAGGGACAACCTTCCCAAAGAGTTTTTGTCCACCAAGATACTTTTAACATATGGGACTCCCAAACTTCATTCATATCTATTGCCTTACCTCTGAAAACGTGAGCATTTCTAGCCATCCATATTGCCCAAACCAAAGAAAGAGGTATTAACTCCCAAATTTTCAGATCAATTTTTGCACTTAAAGAAGGCCATTCAAGTgataaagaaagaagagaattaGGCATGGCCCACAGACAGCCCTCCTTTTCCATGATACTGTACCATAGAACTCTAATCTTTTCACACAATAGAAAGAGATGATTAGTAGTTTCTTCCTGAATCCCACAGAAGGTGCATCCCACGTTTACGAACTCAATCACACCCCGCTTAATGAGATTGTGTTTAGACGCAATTTTATCATGGCATGCTTGCCAGTAGAATAGACTAACCTTAGGAGGGATCCCCTTCTTTGCTTGCGCAGATAAAATGAATTCGTTGTCATGGGTCAAGTGTTCTTCTGCCCAATAGCACAACAGTTTAACTGTATAAAACCCATTCTGATTCAACACCCAAATCAGcgaatcctcttcattttctgcTGGATAAATCTCTTATTTTTGCCTGAAAAGCATTGTATATTTCCAGCTCCCAATCGAAAAATTGTCTTCTAAAACTCAGGTCCCAAACCCACTTTCCCCTCACGAACAACCCCATATCAGCAATTCTTGCAGTCTTGTTGGTACTCATCGCATAGATTCTCGGATATTTCACACTAAGTGACATTGTATCAACCCATGGATCTAGCCAAAATCTGATATTTCTGCCCTTCCCAACCTTACAGCACACGTGATCTTTCCAACCCTTTGCTAATATCGAATCCTCTTTCAGAACCCCAATAATATCCCTCATGATCATAGACCATTTATCCCCATCCACCATCGACACATGAAGCAATAAATCTGAGCTATTCAAATTGTATTTAGCTGATATAACTTTCCTCCATAAACTCTCTCTCTCCGCTCCAAACTTCCAAGCCCATTTGATCAGAAGTGCTTTGTTCTTCCACCCTATAAATCCCAAATCCAAACTGCCGAGATCCTTTGACTTGCAAATTAGTTCCCATGGGATCCAAGAAATTTTCCTCTCCCTACCTTCCCTCCCCCACAAGAAGGATCTGTAAATTTTCTCCACTTCTCCAATTATGCCCGCGGGTGCTTTAAAAAGTGTAAACCAGTAAATAGGGATAGAGTTCAAAGCAGCCTTCAAAAGAACCAATCTCCCACTTAATGATGTATACTTGGAGTTATAAGACCTTCCTTTATTCCTTAGTTTATCCAGCATAGGCGTCCAAAAAGAAAGTCTTCTTGGATTGCCCCCGAGGGGTGCCCCAAGGTATGTGATTGGTAAATTTCCCATCAACCAGCCATATTTTCTCGCTTCCTCCTCCACCTTGTGAACCTCCATATTACACCCAATAAGCAGAGATTTTCCCAGATTCAGCTTTAGCCCCGAAGCAAACATAAAAGCAAATAATGAGTGACAAAGTAGCTCAAGTTGGCGTTCCTTATTCTCACAGAATAGCAACGTATCATCCGCAAATTGTAAATGATTCAGTGTTACCCCCTCTCCAATTGTGACCCCGCTGAAGAGATTATCACCCAGTAATTGATTTAACATACTTGAAAAACCGCTGACACAAATGTTAAACAAAAGTGGTGAAAGTGGGTCGCCTTGGCGAAGCCCTTTCTCAATTGCAAAAAAGTCAGACGGAGAGCCATTGACTAGAACCGCCATTGAAGCTGTGGATATGCAACATTTGATCGAACTAATCCATCTCCCCCCAAAGTTCATTTCAGCGAGAACATCCAAGAGGAACTTCCACTCCACACTATCATAGGCCTTGGCGAAATCTAGCTTTAGGAGGAAACCGCCTCCCTCCTTTTTCTGTAAAAAATCCACCACCTCGGAGGCAAGGAATATGGAATCCGATATCTGTCGTCCGTGTGTGAAAGCAAATTGATGtgctaaaaaaatattattcagatattattttaaaatctctATTACAGTAATATTATAATTATGTTGGCAATATTTTCAATTTCCAAATATGATTAAAAGTAATGGTTacataaaaaactgaaaattaaattttgaattaaataagaCCATAATAAATAGGGTGGGTCATGATTGTATATTGTGATAAAAAAGTAGAATGACATTTTTTTTGAGGAAAAATGGATTGATTTTGGGGTGCCATGTGTCATAGATGAAGGAAATATTTTTCGTGCTTATTATTGATAATAGACACGGTATTTATACAAAATACAGTTGACTAAATAATAACAACTTAACCTAATTATCAACGTAATTACAGtaaatagaataaataaattattcttaTTATTCTATTCTATCACTCCCCCATAGTCGAAGTGGGAGGTTCACCGACGCTGAGACtggaacgaaaatcatcaaagaggACCCGAGGAAGGCCCTTGGTAAAAATGTCTGCAATCTGATGACGGGAAGGCATATGAAAGATGCGAGCCTAGCCACGTGCGACCTTTTCCCGAACAAAGTGGATATCCATCTCTATATGTTTGGTATGCTGATGGTGCAATGGATTTCCAGAGAGGTAGATGGCACTACCATTGTCACAGTGGACCAATGTTGCTTGAGAGAGAGAAAAGTGAAGCTCTAGAAGTAGATTGCGGATCCAACACGACTCAGAGACAACATTAGCAACACCCtggtattcagcttcagcactagAGCGAGATAGGGTGGGTTTCCGCTTAGATGACCAAGAAATAAGATTGTCACCGAGGAAAACACAGTAGCTATAAGTAGAGCGTCTGGTGTCAGGACATCCCCCCCAGTCAGCATCCGTATAAGAAACAAGTTTCTCGCTTGGGGAGGGATACAAGTGAAGACCGTAGTGCCACGAACATAGCGTAAGACACGCTTGAGAGCAAGCATATGCTCGGTGTGGGGAGCATGCATGTGTAAGCACACCTGCTGAACAACATAGGAAATGTCAGGACAAGTGAAGGTGAGGTACTGTAAGGCACCAGCAAGACTCTGATACAAAGTGGCATCCTCACAAGGAGTCCCAGAAGAAGAACTgagcttctgcttggtgtcaaccAGAGTAGCAGAAGGGATGCACGACGCCATGCCGGTGCGGACAATGATCTTACTTGCATAAGTGCTCTGACTGAGGAAAAGGCCACCGGCATGCCGAGTGACAGTGATGTCAAGGAAATAACTCAGAGGAcccagatccttcatagcaaattCAAATGCAAGAAGTACCATAAAGGATTTGCGGAGATCATGAGATGAAGCAAcgaggatgatgtcatcaacatataaCATAATATAGGCAATGTCAGTACCCCTCCAGATGATAAAAAGGGAATGATCTGAACTGCTGTGTTGGGAGCCAATAGAGGAAACATAGTCAGCAAACCGCTgataccaagcacgaggcgcctgtttcAGACCATAAAGAGACTTCTTCAGACGACAAACATAGTTCGGGTTCTGAGAGTCGCGGAAACCCAAtggctgatgcatgtagacagtctcatgGAGATCACCATGCAAAAAGGCATTctggacatccaactgatgaatgGGTCAGGATCTGGAGAGAGCAATGCTGAGAACTGTCCGTATGGTAGCTGGTTTCACCACGGGGCTGAAAGTCTCGTCACAATCCACACCTGCAATCAgagacctgccatcacctacaagacgagccttataaTGCTCAAACAAACCATTAGACTGCTTTTTATGGCGAAAAATCCACATACGGCGAATAATGTTAACATCACAAGGACGGGGAATCAACTCACacgtattatttctaataagagcattaaattcagactgcatagcGGACTTCCAATTGGGATCGGATAAGGCTTGTTTTGGGTTACGAGGAAATGGTGAGATAGACGGGTCATCAATAGAGACCGAAAGGCTAAAAGGCTTTTTAGGTTTGGAAATGTCATGCATGCTACGGGTAGTCATGGTCCGTACGGGTGGTGTAGGTGGGACCGGAGGCAAGGGCAAAGGCGAGGAAGAACCAGGAGGGGAGACGGGAGCCGATAAGGAAGGCGAAGAGTCAGTGGGACTCGACGGCGGGACCGGAGGGTCAGGTGGTCGGGAGGACACAGTTTGCCAATGGTGGATCAAATAAGGAGGGAGGTCCTCGGTGAAACACTCATAAGAAGGGGCAGGATTCAAGGACAGGTCGACAAAGGGGAATCAGGTTTCATAAGAAATGACATGTCGCGATATTATAATTTTTCTGTTTgacaaatcataacatttataacctTTGTGATTCATCGGATACCCTAGAAAAACACACGTAGTCGATCTTGGTTGTAATTTGTTAATTGTAGCGGAAGGAAAGAGAGGAAAACATAGATAATCAAAGACACGTAAGTGTGAGTATGAAGGGTCAAGATGATACAACAACTGGGTAGAAGAATCATTCTGAAGAGTCTTGCAGGGCAGAATGTTCAGAAGGTACGTTgccatttgaagggcatgatgccaaaaagaagaaggaacaGACAAATGCGCTAGGAGAGTGCGGATCATATTGTTAATGGTGCGGATTTTGCGTTCTGCTTTACCATTTTGAGAAGAAATGTGAGGGAAagagaagcgaaaaataagACCATTAGCATTACAATACCGGTGGAAAGAGGCATTGTCATATTCCCGTCCGTTATCACATTGGAGACATTTGATATTTGCTGAAAATTGAGTTTTAATAAGTGTTGCAAAAGTAGTAAAAATTTCATAAACTTGAGATTTCTTACCAATTGGAAACGTCCATAAAAAATCAGTGtgatcatccaaaaacaaaacgtaATAACGATGACCAGCAGTGCTTAAAAGAGGAGACGTCCATAAGTCActatgcaaaatatcaaatggCCTCAAGTAATAGTTTCAGAGGAAATAAAAGGCAATCGAACATGTTTGCCTAAAACACAAGAATCACAAACAGAACTAGAACTCGAAGGTCcacaaaaaataagtttattattcctaaggtgatttaaaaaaattatgtcagAAAAGTGGATCTGAACCTGCTcaatgataccatgaaggaaatATTTTCCCTGCTTATTATTGATAATAGACAGGGTATTTATACAAAATACAGTTGACTAAATAATAATGACTAAACCTAATTACCAACGTAATTACAGtaaatagaataaataaattatttctaTTATTCTATTCTATCAATAGACCTTCTAGAATAAAACCTTaccttcatatatatatatagatagattgcTAAGACCGCTAAAGCTTTATCCGGAGGCAAATCTTGGTAGCTCCTTAGAGTCTCAAGGATGGGCATAGTTTTCTTCTCCATATCCTTTCTATGCTCAGCCATTTCGACAAAAACCCTATGGCTAACCTCTGGGGTATAACCTCCGTGATTGAGCACCACAAACACATTCGGTGCAGTAGAAACAACAAGTTTAACTGAACCATCTATGTCCCCAAGCATGCTCAATGCCCAAATTTGTGATGATTTTCATCTTGAGTGGTTATGTGCTGTAcaaatttcattttcttctgCATAGTGCGACAATATCATAATCACACCTGTGGGAACCATACCTAACACAACAATGGTTATTGGCTGCAATATGAACGGAATAACACACACAACACTATTTATAAGCTTGATGAAAACCCTAATTTCAGATAAGCAAAATAATTGACGAGTGGAAGAAAGGAAAGTTGCGTTTTCTTCTTTCTAATTTATCGCGTCTGAACCATGATTCTTCCACTTCCAAGTTGGAGAAGATAAGTTCCGATTTGGATTTGAATCCCTGGCTTGGCTTTACTATTCAATGAAGAAGGTGAAAGGAAAACGAAAGCCAGAaccgttggaacccttgcgacgtccacaacaaaacccatgttTCGGGTCGTCGTTTTGTcgccgccgctgccgccttTAGGAGCTTTTTCCGGTCAACTCCGACGACCAATGGAAAAATGGAGGATACTACGAAGATCCTTGCCGTGAGGAGAGAAAAATCatgttttcaatttcatatttgGGTCATTTCCTTCGATGACCCCAACAACCACCAtcgaccttcggctgaactttcAGAGCAAACCGTTGATCATTTGGGGAGACGGACAATGCCGTTGAATTCCTGGCCGcaaaaggatgaaggaacaCCCTCCCTTTGTGTCTCCAGCCATAGTTTCTCCATCAACCCCCGCGGGCCACGACTTTCTTCGGCGACTATTCGCCGACAAGTTTCCAAAACTTGATTCTTGTAAGCCTTCAACCTATATATATGTTTTAGCTTCAGACAAGCaagttttaaataaaaataaactctTCGTTGTTATTGTGAAAATCGAAGTTTAAAAGTTGATTAGTGAAGAGTTTTGATTGTTACAAAATGATTTTCATTTCAAAAGAGATATGTACTCTTTTAATTGCTGTAGCTGCTGACAAAGAAAAC is a window of Lotus japonicus ecotype B-129 chromosome 5, LjGifu_v1.2 DNA encoding:
- the LOC130719314 gene encoding AUGMIN subunit 1 — encoded protein: MAEHRKDMEKKTMPILETLRSYQDLPPDKALATINFKDKKRQYVTAEKYLEDILQSALANSG